The following coding sequences lie in one Pseudomonas sp. B33.4 genomic window:
- a CDS encoding aminotransferase class I/II-fold pyridoxal phosphate-dependent enzyme: MNTPHPTVNWVKNRVRQARDDQQQLFDAGLNGLNLVQRDGKVIELSSGEQLTEFLSCSYLGLESDPRLVQGAVQAVESFGVQFAAARTRALLPPMRELDGQLNRIFQGHTVTFNSVGSAHLGCLPLLGSGELPSYPLRRGPGWIVDRAAHASMQVLQGILWQFGPVQRCDCSDLQQVEDACSTAVAAGNTPIILTDSIGSMRGLYPVNRLLQLAERFEGYLYADDAHGTSIHGQTGGGYALDVAAEPLRDRLILLSSLSKAFGATGGAITVLTSADAELIRRHASTYTFGGPLSMGGVGAAVASAKIHLSAGLRELQASLWKNVEAIDGLLGPFLGNHQIASPIRFVRVGAERDAISLALHLRRHAIAVTTALFPVVAKGEAILRLAISANHSEVQLKHLASAVNEGFAELGIRQGEPHHVQ; this comes from the coding sequence ATGAACACACCTCATCCGACCGTCAATTGGGTCAAGAACCGTGTCCGTCAGGCGCGTGACGATCAGCAGCAATTGTTCGACGCCGGGCTCAATGGCCTGAACCTGGTGCAGCGCGATGGCAAGGTCATAGAGTTGAGCAGTGGCGAGCAATTGACCGAATTCCTCTCGTGCTCCTATCTGGGACTCGAGAGCGATCCCCGTCTGGTTCAAGGCGCAGTGCAAGCCGTCGAATCTTTCGGTGTGCAGTTTGCTGCCGCCCGCACCCGAGCGCTGCTACCGCCGATGCGCGAACTCGATGGGCAGTTGAATCGCATTTTCCAGGGGCATACGGTGACATTCAACTCGGTGGGCAGCGCCCATCTGGGTTGTTTGCCGCTACTGGGCTCCGGTGAGTTGCCTTCGTATCCCCTGCGCCGTGGCCCGGGCTGGATCGTTGACCGCGCGGCCCATGCTTCGATGCAGGTATTGCAAGGTATTCTGTGGCAGTTCGGCCCCGTCCAGCGCTGCGATTGCAGTGATCTTCAGCAGGTCGAGGACGCCTGCTCCACCGCTGTCGCTGCCGGCAATACTCCCATTATCCTGACTGACAGCATCGGCTCGATGCGCGGGCTTTATCCCGTTAACAGGCTGCTGCAACTGGCTGAGCGCTTTGAGGGGTATCTGTATGCGGATGACGCTCACGGCACTTCGATCCATGGCCAGACCGGGGGCGGTTATGCGCTTGATGTCGCTGCTGAGCCGTTGCGCGATCGTTTGATCCTGCTGTCGTCATTGTCCAAAGCCTTCGGCGCAACCGGCGGTGCAATTACGGTGCTGACGTCAGCCGATGCCGAGCTGATTCGACGTCATGCGTCGACTTATACGTTCGGGGGGCCACTGTCCATGGGCGGAGTCGGTGCGGCAGTCGCTTCGGCAAAAATCCATCTATCTGCAGGTTTGCGGGAGTTGCAGGCGTCGTTATGGAAAAATGTTGAAGCAATCGATGGTCTGCTCGGGCCGTTTCTGGGCAACCATCAGATTGCTTCACCCATACGTTTCGTCCGGGTCGGAGCCGAAAGAGACGCCATCAGCCTGGCGTTGCACCTGCGTCGGCACGCCATCGCGGTCACCACGGCCTTGTTTCCGGTGGTGGCCAAAGGTGAAGCAATCCTGCGACTGGCCATCAGCGCCAATCACAGCGAGGTTCAGTTGAAGCATCTGGCCAGTGCCGTCAACGAAGGATTCGCTGAGTTGGGCATTCGTCAGGGAGAGCCGCACCATGTGCAGTGA
- a CDS encoding phenylacetate--CoA ligase family protein — protein MCSDLMQRSCAKTVQAAAAEAFARKLDYARSLPWFCTLCPQIQHVQTAEDLHRLPILAVEDDQGGLLFTHLSEASHRAPGGGLTLTSGGSTGNRKHITHSWAFNDSIVPLGARMFAATNDPPRVVINCLTPGEMQGAFQYAAAIVQHIGARLLPAGALMGMQRIAGLIHSQAADALICTPSFAEALFNHADVDGGQLRSLRWLYYIGEPCRQPLREQLARDWPALSIRSLGYSSTETGPIGFQCAHLEHGFYHLHADAMLLEVVDPLSLQSVVDGEPGEFLLTPLLPDQVPLLRYRIGDRGRVLPRQSGCACGSALPILELQGRIEASIKLGGAIITQRQVLRVLAEALPELHASDVQVQIDRQANGAHLRLLIAQDRLPAAAERVIEQALYNEAQVSALLRLPGVLGMQVQRLPRGDFTTTLAGKTPFFVER, from the coding sequence ATGTGCAGTGACCTGATGCAACGCAGTTGTGCAAAGACCGTTCAGGCTGCAGCCGCAGAGGCCTTCGCGCGTAAATTGGACTATGCGCGGTCGCTGCCGTGGTTCTGCACGCTGTGTCCGCAGATTCAACATGTACAGACCGCTGAGGATCTGCATCGGCTACCGATCTTGGCCGTGGAGGACGATCAGGGCGGATTGCTGTTTACTCACCTCAGCGAAGCGTCACATCGCGCACCGGGCGGTGGGCTGACCCTGACTTCAGGTGGCAGCACCGGCAATCGCAAGCACATCACCCATTCCTGGGCATTCAACGACAGTATCGTGCCCTTGGGTGCGCGAATGTTTGCTGCGACCAATGACCCGCCCCGTGTCGTCATCAATTGCCTGACGCCTGGTGAAATGCAGGGAGCCTTTCAATACGCGGCGGCCATCGTCCAGCACATTGGCGCGCGTCTGCTGCCTGCAGGCGCGCTGATGGGCATGCAGCGCATAGCCGGGTTGATTCATTCACAAGCGGCCGATGCTTTGATCTGCACGCCCTCGTTCGCCGAGGCGCTGTTCAATCATGCCGATGTCGATGGGGGGCAACTTCGCAGTTTGAGATGGCTCTATTACATCGGTGAACCTTGCCGTCAGCCGCTACGCGAGCAACTGGCCCGAGACTGGCCGGCCCTGAGCATTCGATCATTGGGTTATAGCTCGACAGAGACCGGCCCGATCGGTTTCCAGTGCGCGCACCTCGAGCATGGTTTCTACCATTTGCATGCAGACGCCATGTTGCTTGAGGTGGTCGATCCTTTAAGCCTGCAATCGGTGGTGGACGGTGAACCCGGGGAGTTTCTGCTGACCCCTTTGCTACCCGATCAGGTCCCTTTGTTGCGGTATCGCATTGGTGATCGTGGGCGAGTTTTGCCCAGGCAATCCGGCTGTGCCTGTGGCAGCGCTTTGCCAATACTGGAACTGCAGGGTCGAATCGAAGCTTCGATCAAGCTGGGCGGTGCGATCATCACTCAGCGACAGGTTCTGCGTGTGCTCGCAGAAGCGTTGCCCGAACTGCACGCTTCGGATGTGCAGGTACAGATTGATCGACAGGCCAACGGTGCACACCTGCGGTTGCTTATCGCTCAGGACCGATTACCGGCCGCTGCTGAACGTGTCATCGAACAGGCTTTGTACAACGAGGCGCAAGTGAGCGCATTGCTCAGATTGCCCGGTGTGCTGGGCATGCAGGTACAGCGTCTGCCCCGTGGTGATTTCACAACCACCCTGGCAGGCAAGACGCCTTTTTTTGTCGAGAGGTGA
- a CDS encoding NADPH:quinone reductase: MAKRIQFRAHGGPEVLEYVDYQPAAPGPNQVRVANKAIGLNFIDTYYRSGLYAPPALPSGLGAEGAGIVDAVGSDVTRFKVGDRVAYGSGPLGAYSELHVLPQDNLVHLPDEISFETAAGVMLKGLTVQYLLRQTYELKGGETILFHAAAGGVGSLACQWAKALGVKLIGTVSSKEKAELAKANGAWATIDYSHENVAQRVLELTGGKKVPVVYDGVGKDTWLTSLDSVSPRGLVVSFGNASGAVDGVNLGILAAKGSLYVTRPTLATYANNAENLQRMADELFEMIISGKLKVDVSQRYPLADAAKAQTELSARRTTGSTVLKP, translated from the coding sequence ATGGCAAAGCGTATCCAGTTCCGCGCCCACGGCGGCCCCGAAGTGCTCGAATATGTTGACTACCAACCCGCTGCACCCGGCCCGAATCAGGTGCGCGTGGCCAACAAGGCGATCGGCCTGAACTTCATCGACACCTATTACCGCAGCGGTCTGTACGCACCGCCCGCCTTGCCATCCGGCCTGGGGGCTGAAGGTGCAGGCATCGTCGATGCCGTGGGCAGCGACGTCACCCGCTTCAAGGTCGGTGATCGCGTCGCTTATGGCAGCGGCCCATTGGGGGCTTACAGCGAATTGCATGTGCTGCCCCAGGACAATCTGGTGCATCTGCCCGACGAAATCAGTTTCGAAACGGCTGCCGGGGTCATGCTCAAGGGCCTGACCGTGCAATATCTGCTGCGCCAGACCTACGAACTCAAGGGTGGCGAAACCATTCTGTTCCACGCGGCGGCCGGTGGCGTCGGGTCACTGGCCTGCCAGTGGGCCAAGGCGTTGGGTGTGAAGCTGATCGGCACCGTCAGCTCCAAAGAAAAAGCCGAACTGGCCAAGGCCAATGGCGCTTGGGCGACCATTGATTACAGCCACGAAAACGTTGCACAACGCGTGCTGGAGTTGACCGGCGGTAAAAAAGTCCCGGTGGTCTACGACGGCGTGGGCAAGGACACTTGGCTGACCTCGCTCGACAGCGTATCGCCGCGCGGTCTGGTCGTGAGCTTCGGCAATGCTTCCGGTGCGGTGGACGGGGTCAATCTGGGCATTCTGGCCGCCAAAGGCTCGCTATACGTGACCCGGCCGACGCTGGCGACTTATGCCAACAATGCCGAGAATCTGCAGCGGATGGCCGATGAATTGTTCGAGATGATCATCAGCGGCAAATTGAAGGTGGACGTCAGCCAGCGATATCCACTGGCTGACGCGGCGAAGGCGCAAACCGAACTGTCGGCGCGGCGCACCACTGGCTCCACCGTTCTGAAACCTTGA
- the hemF gene encoding oxygen-dependent coproporphyrinogen oxidase yields MTTRTDAVKAYLLDLQDRICAALETEDGGTRFVEDAWTRPAGGGGRTRVIENGTLIEKGGVNFSHVFGSGLPPSASAHRPELAGRGFEALGVSLVIHPHNPHVPTSHANVRFFIAEKEGEEPVWWFGGGFDLTPYYGNEEDCIHWHRVAEQACAPFGPDVYPRYKAWCDTYFHIKHRHEPRGIGGLFFDDLNEWDFDTSFAFMRAIGDAYIDAYLPIVQRRKNDAFTAQQREFQEFRRGRYVEFNLVYDRGTLFGLQSGGRTESILMSLPPQVRWGYDWKAEPGSEEARLTEYFLQDRDWLAEA; encoded by the coding sequence ATGACGACCCGCACCGACGCCGTAAAGGCCTATCTGCTCGACCTGCAAGACCGCATCTGCGCGGCTCTCGAAACCGAGGACGGCGGCACGCGCTTCGTCGAAGACGCCTGGACCCGGCCTGCTGGCGGTGGCGGTCGCACCCGCGTGATCGAGAACGGCACGCTGATCGAAAAGGGCGGCGTCAACTTTTCCCACGTCTTCGGCAGCGGTCTGCCACCGTCAGCCAGCGCCCACCGTCCGGAACTGGCCGGTCGCGGTTTTGAAGCACTCGGCGTGTCGCTGGTGATTCACCCGCACAACCCGCATGTGCCGACCTCCCATGCCAATGTGCGCTTTTTCATCGCCGAGAAAGAAGGTGAAGAGCCAGTCTGGTGGTTCGGCGGCGGCTTCGACCTGACCCCGTATTACGGCAACGAAGAAGACTGCATTCATTGGCACCGCGTTGCCGAACAGGCCTGCGCGCCGTTCGGCCCGGACGTCTACCCGCGTTACAAGGCCTGGTGCGACACCTACTTCCATATCAAGCATCGCCACGAGCCGCGCGGCATTGGTGGCCTGTTTTTCGATGATCTGAACGAGTGGGATTTCGATACCAGCTTCGCCTTCATGCGGGCCATCGGCGATGCCTACATTGATGCGTATCTGCCAATCGTGCAGCGCCGCAAAAATGATGCGTTCACCGCTCAACAGCGTGAGTTCCAGGAATTCCGCCGTGGCCGCTACGTCGAGTTCAACCTGGTTTACGACCGTGGCACGCTGTTCGGCCTGCAATCGGGCGGGCGCACCGAGTCGATTCTGATGTCGCTGCCGCCGCAAGTGCGCTGGGGCTACGACTGGAAGGCCGAGCCTGGCAGCGAAGAAGCGCGGCTGACCGAATACTTTTTGCAGGACCGCGACTGGC